A genomic window from Fibrobacter sp. UWR3 includes:
- a CDS encoding arsenate reductase ArsC has protein sequence MKILFLCTGNRCRSQMAEGFLKALDSSLTVCSAGTFPAKNVHPTAIEVMKERGVDISLNKPKNVSQYLDTSWDYVVTVCDKAKESCPIFLGGVKNRIHLGFDDPDAFRGTETEILQEFRRVRDEIDTAVRAFYDTIIHR, from the coding sequence ATGAAGATACTCTTTCTTTGTACAGGCAACAGGTGCCGTAGTCAAATGGCCGAAGGATTTCTCAAGGCTCTGGATTCGTCGTTGACCGTATGTTCTGCAGGAACGTTTCCGGCAAAGAACGTGCATCCGACTGCAATCGAAGTGATGAAGGAACGAGGAGTTGACATTTCCCTTAATAAGCCAAAAAATGTATCGCAGTACCTTGATACATCGTGGGACTACGTTGTCACCGTCTGCGACAAGGCGAAAGAAAGTTGTCCGATTTTTTTGGGGGGTGTCAAGAACAGAATTCATCTTGGCTTTGATGATCCTGACGCGTTCAGAGGGACTGAAACCGAAATTCTGCAGGAATTTCGTCGTGTAAGGGATGAAATCGACACGGCAGTAAGGGCTTTCTATGATACAATCATTCACCGATAA
- a CDS encoding aldo/keto reductase — translation MRWFSFLFVFLFMACSSDAASQAMPKVSNKGDSSVQNSKGAAPTVKLNSGFDMPVLGLGTWTLRGKVAEDAVYVAIKNGYRLIDTAKYYDNEEAVGRGIRRAIDEGLVKREDLFVTSKLVPWSNSLDEDIDDSLEKLGLEYIDLMLLHQHGSDAEDKAVYKAMERAVKAKKIRSIGISNYYTEKTAKRFFADFEIKPAVVQNENHVFYQNTEFKEYAKRYGAVVESYYPLGGRGHNEDVLGNKVVAKIAKAHGKSAAQVVLRWHVQSGYIAIPGSKNPDHIAENISIFDFELTDDEMKQIAALDTGHRYENW, via the coding sequence ATGAGGTGGTTCAGTTTCTTGTTCGTTTTCCTGTTCATGGCGTGTTCGAGCGATGCTGCGTCGCAGGCTATGCCGAAAGTTTCGAACAAAGGAGATTCAAGCGTGCAGAATAGCAAAGGGGCGGCCCCAACGGTCAAGTTGAATTCGGGTTTCGATATGCCGGTTCTCGGACTTGGCACGTGGACTTTGCGCGGCAAGGTGGCTGAAGACGCTGTCTATGTCGCCATCAAGAACGGGTATCGATTGATTGATACGGCAAAATATTACGACAACGAAGAAGCCGTGGGTAGGGGTATTCGTCGGGCGATTGACGAGGGGCTTGTGAAGCGCGAAGATTTGTTCGTGACGTCGAAACTGGTGCCGTGGAGCAACTCCTTAGACGAAGACATCGACGACTCACTCGAAAAGCTGGGACTCGAATATATTGACTTGATGCTGTTGCACCAGCACGGGAGCGACGCCGAAGATAAGGCGGTTTACAAAGCTATGGAACGTGCGGTGAAGGCGAAGAAGATCCGTTCCATCGGCATTTCGAACTACTACACCGAAAAGACGGCGAAGCGCTTTTTTGCCGATTTCGAAATCAAGCCTGCCGTGGTGCAAAACGAGAACCATGTGTTCTACCAGAACACGGAATTCAAGGAATACGCAAAACGATACGGCGCTGTGGTGGAATCTTATTACCCGCTGGGCGGGCGCGGCCACAACGAAGATGTTTTGGGGAACAAGGTTGTCGCAAAGATAGCGAAGGCTCACGGGAAATCGGCCGCACAGGTGGTGTTGCGCTGGCATGTGCAATCGGGCTACATTGCCATTCCGGGCTCCAAGAACCCTGACCACATCGCAGAAAACATATCGATTTTCGACTTTGAGTTGACAGACGACGAAATGAAGCAAATCGCCGCCCTTGATACAGGACACCGCTACGAAAACTGGTGA
- a CDS encoding DUF3943 domain-containing protein, whose protein sequence is MRPRLFKILASLLLFLSVSAFSQKANGEIPQIPDSLRKKIENENAVFSIQEARELRNAIRGDSADAADAIEAPIIPKDSLFGTHVNPLIVGTEVLGLNAFVWAWDYWVLDKSYAHTGPSYWKRNFREGWEWDHNHWAINFYGHPYQGSMYYATARASGYGFYGSMAFAALGSSTWEMFCETEYPAPNDLISTTVAGSMFGEVLYRLSRASYNGSKVPWYRHLLAFALEPAGYAQRRVFGNRDFYTGWTPIELTVATGIGSRFGSDYRFGGEDADELDAEWNDRHGMMAVSLEYGRPYTRVRRPFDYFTLNFFGEGGLEGDVLQMDIMGKLVNRGIHGRGHWLDFSVNLDYTILFTGTLPR, encoded by the coding sequence ATGCGCCCGCGTCTTTTTAAAATCCTTGCTTCGCTGTTGCTGTTCTTAAGCGTTTCAGCCTTCTCACAAAAAGCAAATGGTGAAATTCCGCAGATTCCGGATAGCCTCCGCAAGAAAATCGAAAACGAAAATGCTGTTTTCAGTATTCAGGAGGCTCGCGAACTTCGGAACGCTATCCGTGGTGATTCGGCAGACGCAGCCGATGCCATTGAAGCACCGATCATTCCCAAAGACAGCCTGTTTGGCACCCACGTGAATCCGCTTATCGTCGGGACCGAAGTGCTCGGGCTCAACGCCTTTGTGTGGGCATGGGATTACTGGGTCCTGGACAAGAGTTATGCACATACGGGCCCCAGCTATTGGAAACGCAACTTCCGCGAAGGCTGGGAATGGGACCATAACCATTGGGCCATCAACTTTTACGGACACCCGTATCAGGGCTCCATGTATTACGCTACGGCCCGTGCCAGCGGTTACGGTTTTTACGGAAGCATGGCGTTTGCCGCCCTTGGGAGCTCCACCTGGGAAATGTTCTGCGAAACGGAATACCCGGCGCCGAATGACTTAATTTCTACGACAGTAGCTGGCTCCATGTTTGGCGAAGTCCTCTACAGGCTTTCCCGCGCATCGTACAACGGTTCCAAGGTGCCCTGGTACAGGCATCTGCTCGCTTTCGCCCTGGAACCCGCCGGATATGCCCAGCGCAGGGTGTTCGGCAACAGGGATTTTTACACGGGCTGGACACCAATCGAGTTGACGGTTGCCACGGGTATTGGCTCCAGGTTCGGTTCTGACTATCGGTTCGGTGGCGAAGATGCCGACGAGCTGGATGCCGAATGGAACGACCGTCACGGAATGATGGCGGTTTCCCTTGAGTATGGTCGGCCCTACACGAGGGTAAGGCGGCCGTTCGATTACTTCACTTTAAACTTCTTCGGCGAAGGCGGACTTGAAGGGGATGTGTTGCAGATGGATATCATGGGGAAACTTGTGAACAGAGGTATCCACGGGCGAGGCCATTGGCTTGATTTTTCGGTGAATCTGGATTATACGATACTTTTTACGGGGACCTTGCCACGGTAA
- a CDS encoding nucleotidyltransferase family protein, with amino-acid sequence MVFAENILRIFRENKLLAKYRLKDVFVFGSSVRTATPNDIDLLVRDFQDYNDLLSLRKELSEKTGKSVDVVIEKFANPIILYRASKESIRVE; translated from the coding sequence ATGGTGTTCGCCGAAAACATATTACGGATATTCCGTGAAAACAAACTTCTTGCGAAGTATCGCCTGAAGGATGTCTTTGTTTTCGGTTCGTCTGTTCGAACAGCAACTCCCAACGACATCGACCTGCTAGTCCGTGATTTCCAGGACTACAATGACCTGTTGTCCTTGCGAAAGGAACTTTCCGAAAAAACTGGCAAGTCCGTGGATGTCGTCATAGAGAAGTTCGCAAACCCCATTATCCTGTATCGAGCAAGCAAGGAGTCCATCCGTGTCGAATGA
- a CDS encoding IS5 family transposase codes for MQINLFAEETQLQRLSELGDSLEKLNVIDFESFRPLLEKVNCKERKSKAGRPSYDVVMMFKILVLQRLFNLSDDQTEYQITDRMSFQRFIGLSLGERVPDAKTIWLFKDTITQKEIIEPLFNQFTAQLESQGIITHTGTIVDATFVDAPRQRNTREENNQIKNGETPKEWEKNTHKLAQKDTDARWTKKNDETHYGYKNHVKVDADSKIITDYATTSANIHDSNEFSEFLGEDDKVIYADSAYVGKEIPKHVENRICEKGYRGKPLTDEQKESNRRKSKIRCRIEHVFGFITVSMHGLTVRSIGIKRAEFNIGLTNLVYNFCRYTILKRKEVYMG; via the coding sequence ATGCAGATCAATCTTTTTGCGGAAGAAACACAATTACAGAGATTATCCGAACTCGGAGATTCATTGGAAAAACTGAATGTTATAGACTTTGAATCATTCAGACCTTTGCTTGAAAAGGTAAATTGTAAAGAACGTAAAAGCAAAGCCGGCAGACCGTCGTATGATGTTGTAATGATGTTCAAAATACTCGTATTGCAACGATTGTTTAATTTATCTGATGATCAAACTGAATACCAGATAACTGATCGAATGAGCTTTCAGCGTTTTATTGGCTTATCATTGGGAGAGCGTGTACCTGATGCAAAAACAATCTGGCTTTTTAAGGATACCATTACGCAAAAAGAAATAATTGAGCCTTTATTTAATCAGTTCACAGCGCAATTGGAATCGCAAGGTATTATAACGCATACAGGAACAATTGTTGATGCGACTTTTGTGGATGCACCGCGTCAGCGCAACACTCGTGAGGAAAACAATCAAATTAAAAATGGCGAGACACCCAAAGAATGGGAGAAAAATACCCATAAACTTGCGCAAAAAGATACAGACGCCCGTTGGACAAAGAAAAATGATGAAACTCATTACGGATATAAAAATCATGTAAAAGTGGATGCCGACAGTAAGATTATTACGGATTACGCAACCACATCAGCAAATATACATGACAGCAATGAATTTTCAGAATTTCTCGGAGAAGATGACAAGGTAATATACGCTGACAGCGCCTATGTGGGAAAAGAAATTCCGAAACATGTAGAAAACCGCATATGTGAAAAAGGATATCGCGGCAAACCGTTGACTGATGAACAAAAAGAAAGCAATCGAAGAAAATCAAAAATTCGATGCAGAATTGAGCATGTGTTTGGATTTATTACCGTATCTATGCATGGTCTTACTGTGCGTTCCATTGGCATAAAGCGAGCAGAGTTTAATATAGGTCTTACAAACCTTGTTTATAACTTTTGCAGATATACTATTTTAAAACGAAAAGAGGTGTACATGGGATAA
- a CDS encoding thioredoxin family protein, with the protein MKNIKILMSQCGCNIAFAESVEKIVKESGLEASVSRIDDVVQMLPYNVMTLPALVVDERLVSTGKISEDKIKELIKGEI; encoded by the coding sequence ATGAAAAACATAAAAATACTCATGAGTCAGTGTGGCTGCAACATTGCTTTCGCCGAATCTGTCGAAAAAATCGTTAAGGAATCGGGCCTAGAAGCTTCAGTTTCCCGCATTGACGATGTTGTCCAAATGCTTCCGTACAATGTCATGACTTTACCCGCGCTTGTTGTTGATGAACGGCTTGTGTCCACAGGTAAAATTAGCGAAGATAAAATAAAAGAACTTATCAAAGGTGAAATATGA
- a CDS encoding DUF86 domain-containing protein: protein MLESLLKIQKYTRDIHSTEELLEKEDQMVFNACLTLLANIGESINKLSDAAKAGIASENIQAIRGMRNRIVHDYAGLDSFVVYNTIKNDLDPLKETFIKIIREGLANKSFDEGEFEAAKNAGFYKFIDFSVI, encoded by the coding sequence ATGCTCGAATCCCTGTTGAAAATTCAAAAATATACACGGGATATTCATTCCACCGAAGAACTTCTTGAGAAAGAAGACCAGATGGTATTCAATGCGTGTCTGACCCTGCTTGCAAACATAGGCGAATCCATCAACAAACTCTCGGACGCCGCCAAAGCGGGAATCGCAAGCGAAAACATTCAGGCAATTCGCGGTATGCGCAACAGGATTGTTCACGATTATGCGGGGCTCGACTCGTTTGTTGTTTACAACACTATAAAGAACGATCTTGATCCGCTAAAGGAAACCTTTATCAAAATCATTAGAGAAGGTCTAGCAAACAAGTCCTTTGACGAAGGTGAATTTGAAGCAGCGAAAAACGCGGGCTTTTACAAGTTCATTGATTTCAGCGTAATTTAA
- a CDS encoding phosphatase PAP2 family protein, translating to MYLRNIATFKKILVLVLFTVFASFAHAETPAADSTSVDSAAIDSAQKLSPFDHLGHNMLLSAFGWPLGFHMLGGALTYKFSMENNDLMVARFAARQDQLVYGIAFTPGMMMGTFFPILVPGYMYFISDNRALNNTGAVAVQATAVAFLYNNILKAISAREHPDAELNSGERSRDFKWGFFRRGVFYGWPSGHSMTNAAMAMSIASYNRDKPLVVAGCALYAGYIATSMVLGAKGEAHWFSDAVAGTLMGASIGWYIGSVFYKEKVGEKQTPPKFTIAPLFYDDTKGAVLSVRI from the coding sequence ATGTATTTACGGAATATAGCGACATTTAAAAAGATATTGGTGCTTGTGCTGTTCACGGTATTTGCAAGTTTCGCACATGCTGAAACGCCCGCAGCCGATTCGACAAGCGTGGATTCCGCAGCCATCGATAGCGCACAAAAGCTTTCTCCGTTCGACCATCTGGGACACAACATGTTGCTGAGTGCGTTCGGCTGGCCGCTCGGATTTCACATGCTCGGCGGTGCGCTCACGTACAAGTTCTCGATGGAAAATAACGACTTGATGGTGGCGCGTTTTGCGGCCCGTCAGGACCAACTTGTTTACGGCATCGCGTTCACTCCCGGCATGATGATGGGGACGTTTTTCCCGATTCTTGTTCCGGGATACATGTACTTTATCAGCGACAACCGCGCGCTGAACAACACCGGCGCCGTCGCCGTGCAGGCCACCGCCGTAGCGTTCCTCTACAACAATATTCTCAAGGCGATTTCGGCTCGCGAGCACCCTGACGCGGAACTCAACAGCGGCGAGCGTTCCCGCGATTTCAAGTGGGGATTTTTTAGGCGCGGAGTATTTTACGGCTGGCCCTCGGGGCATTCCATGACCAACGCTGCCATGGCTATGAGCATCGCAAGCTACAACCGCGACAAGCCCCTCGTCGTGGCGGGCTGCGCCCTGTATGCGGGCTACATCGCGACAAGCATGGTGCTCGGCGCAAAAGGAGAAGCCCACTGGTTCTCCGACGCCGTCGCGGGCACCTTGATGGGGGCCTCCATCGGCTGGTACATCGGCAGCGTGTTCTACAAGGAAAAAGTCGGCGAAAAACAGACCCCGCCCAAATTCACCATCGCCCCGCTATTCTACGACGACACCAAAGGCGCCGTGCTCAGCGTGAGAATATAA
- a CDS encoding permease, producing the protein MIQSFTDNLVYNIIRLDGSSPLGSTINFFVYDSLKIILILLFISFLMGLLNTFFPIEAIRNFLSSHRLYGVQYFLAAIFGAITPFCSCSSIPLFIGFVRGGIPLGVTFSFLITSPLVNEVAVAMLAGTFGLKVTVIYVGSGVFLGTFLGMFLERFKLERFLSEWVKNLQRTNESVNNDSKPCSLKQRFVQVLQKIPQVARDALGVTRSVLPYVLAGIAIGALMHGYVPSGFFEEYLSKDKWFAVPLAVILAVPMYANAAGVIPIVEVLVQKGVALGTALAFMMAVVGLSLPEAMLLKKVMTLKLIFVFFGTVTAAIIVLGIGYNLSISS; encoded by the coding sequence ATGATACAATCATTCACCGATAATCTTGTTTACAACATCATTAGATTGGATGGCTCGTCTCCTTTAGGCTCGACGATAAATTTCTTCGTTTACGACAGCCTCAAAATTATCCTGATATTGCTTTTTATTAGTTTCCTGATGGGGCTGCTGAATACATTTTTCCCGATTGAGGCGATTCGCAATTTTTTGTCGTCGCATCGTTTGTACGGAGTCCAATATTTCCTCGCCGCAATCTTCGGAGCGATTACCCCTTTCTGCTCATGTTCCAGTATTCCCCTGTTCATCGGTTTTGTCAGGGGCGGCATCCCCCTTGGCGTCACGTTCAGTTTTCTTATAACATCGCCACTTGTAAACGAGGTCGCTGTTGCCATGCTTGCGGGAACATTCGGATTGAAAGTGACTGTGATTTATGTAGGTTCCGGCGTGTTTCTTGGAACATTTTTAGGGATGTTCCTGGAACGGTTCAAACTGGAAAGATTTCTAAGCGAATGGGTGAAAAATTTGCAGCGGACAAACGAATCCGTCAATAACGATTCAAAGCCATGTAGCCTTAAGCAAAGATTCGTTCAAGTACTGCAGAAAATACCCCAAGTAGCAAGGGATGCCCTTGGTGTAACGCGTTCGGTTTTGCCCTATGTGCTTGCTGGCATTGCAATCGGCGCATTAATGCACGGTTATGTTCCTTCGGGATTTTTTGAAGAATACCTGTCAAAAGACAAATGGTTTGCCGTTCCCCTGGCGGTAATTCTTGCCGTTCCCATGTACGCAAATGCAGCTGGAGTTATTCCCATTGTCGAGGTTCTTGTTCAAAAGGGTGTCGCTCTTGGCACGGCTCTTGCCTTTATGATGGCCGTTGTGGGACTCTCGCTCCCCGAAGCCATGCTTTTGAAAAAGGTCATGACACTCAAGCTGATATTTGTCTTTTTCGGAACGGTTACAGCGGCAATCATCGTTCTTGGAATCGGCTACAATCTTTCTATAAGTTCCTGA
- a CDS encoding class I SAM-dependent methyltransferase: protein MDIQENINDTRKGFEECFATGDFYNRQTQDSEHLEKITEFVKIVEGMRVLDLGTGSGYLSFPLAKDNPGCEIIGLDIVCDALEANRARAKAEGAKNLSFVSYDGVDFPFEAGSFDVVVTRYAMHHFPDIGHGIGEVSRVLRQGGQFFVSDPRPNDCDKDGFVDDYMKLRKDGHVKFYTKEEWISECANCGLKLRDCFDSSMRFARKKETVAGYRDVLKKHDKAVVDSYDLVETDTELYITEHVNNLLFVKG, encoded by the coding sequence ATGGATATTCAAGAAAATATAAATGATACTCGGAAAGGTTTTGAGGAATGTTTTGCCACTGGCGATTTTTACAACAGGCAAACACAGGATTCCGAGCATCTTGAGAAAATAACCGAATTCGTAAAAATTGTTGAAGGTATGAGGGTTCTTGATCTCGGGACCGGAAGCGGCTATCTTTCGTTTCCGCTAGCGAAAGACAATCCTGGTTGCGAAATCATCGGCCTGGACATCGTCTGCGACGCACTCGAAGCAAACCGCGCAAGGGCAAAGGCCGAAGGAGCCAAGAACCTCTCGTTTGTAAGTTATGACGGTGTCGATTTCCCGTTTGAGGCGGGTTCGTTCGATGTCGTGGTGACAAGGTACGCGATGCACCATTTCCCTGACATTGGGCACGGCATTGGCGAGGTGAGCAGGGTATTAAGGCAAGGCGGACAATTTTTTGTTTCGGACCCCCGCCCAAACGACTGCGACAAAGACGGTTTTGTCGACGACTACATGAAACTCCGAAAAGACGGACACGTCAAGTTCTATACAAAGGAAGAATGGATTAGCGAATGCGCCAATTGCGGCTTGAAACTGCGGGACTGTTTTGACAGTTCCATGCGCTTCGCCAGAAAGAAGGAAACTGTCGCCGGCTATCGGGATGTGCTTAAGAAACACGACAAGGCTGTTGTAGATAGTTACGACTTGGTGGAGACCGACACGGAACTTTACATTACGGAGCATGTAAACAATCTTTTGTTTGTAAAAGGCTGA
- a CDS encoding putative quinol monooxygenase: MSNITVNLRYTGKNGAAKKFAEEMVSSGTVAKIRAEKGNIRYEYFQSLDDPETILLIDAWESQAAIDVHHASPMMKTIAKLRDKYDLKMTVERFTPDNTMPKTDEKFIRK; the protein is encoded by the coding sequence ATGAGCAACATTACGGTAAACCTGCGCTATACGGGTAAGAACGGGGCGGCAAAGAAGTTCGCCGAAGAGATGGTCTCTAGCGGGACGGTGGCGAAAATCCGTGCCGAGAAGGGCAACATCCGCTACGAATATTTCCAGTCGCTGGACGATCCCGAGACCATCTTGCTGATTGACGCGTGGGAAAGCCAGGCCGCCATCGACGTGCACCACGCTTCGCCCATGATGAAGACGATTGCGAAACTCCGCGACAAGTACGACCTGAAAATGACTGTCGAACGCTTCACGCCCGACAACACCATGCCCAAGACCGACGAAAAGTTCATCAGGAAGTAA
- a CDS encoding ATP-binding protein, producing MSIIGRNSEIELLERYIASKNAEFIALYGRRRVGKTFLVNQTFKSQFAFSMTGVLEGKKDDQIDAFLDAMDIFGYKSNERPKNWMEAFSQLRKALSDRISNGNPCIVFIDEIPSLDTQGSGFTKALGHFWNSWASTQDNFKLIVCGSATSWMIKNLIDSRGGLHNRITHEIKLLPFTLKETEEYLLSKNFTWSRQMVLQSYMFTGGVAYYLSLFDESESLAQNIDRLYFSENGEMRREYKRLFKTLFNAAEPYMRIVETLAQKKQGMTRKEIISSMKAEKGGTLSEQIQNLIECGFIRKYMVREKKVVKENSGIYQLVDPFTLFHLYFNSKAKGDTRFWENHINTPIVNTWLGLAFEKVCLLHTQQIKEALRIDAISTQQYSWRSKDKKTPAQIDLIIDRADGMINLCELKYSEIDYTLTESEFNKMERRFAAFVSETGTRKGIFKTLITASPLKKNQYSESIPVKLTADCLY from the coding sequence ATGAGTATAATTGGAAGAAATTCTGAAATCGAACTGCTAGAGCGATATATCGCCTCTAAAAATGCAGAATTCATCGCTTTATACGGTAGGCGCCGCGTAGGGAAAACCTTCCTCGTCAACCAGACCTTCAAAAGCCAATTCGCTTTTTCAATGACCGGAGTCCTGGAAGGTAAAAAGGACGACCAAATAGACGCGTTCCTTGACGCCATGGACATCTTCGGTTACAAGAGCAATGAACGTCCTAAAAATTGGATGGAAGCGTTTTCTCAACTGCGCAAAGCCCTTTCGGACAGAATTTCTAACGGCAACCCCTGTATCGTTTTCATTGACGAAATTCCAAGCCTCGATACACAAGGTTCTGGTTTTACAAAAGCCCTTGGGCATTTTTGGAATAGCTGGGCTTCGACCCAAGACAACTTTAAACTCATCGTATGTGGTTCCGCAACATCCTGGATGATAAAGAACCTCATCGACAGCAGAGGAGGGCTGCACAACAGGATTACACACGAGATAAAGCTTCTGCCTTTTACGCTCAAGGAAACCGAGGAATATCTACTCTCAAAAAACTTCACTTGGTCCAGGCAAATGGTCTTGCAGTCGTACATGTTCACAGGCGGTGTTGCCTACTACCTCAGCCTCTTCGACGAAAGCGAAAGCCTTGCCCAAAACATAGACCGACTTTACTTCTCCGAAAACGGGGAAATGCGGCGCGAATACAAGCGACTTTTCAAGACTCTTTTCAATGCGGCAGAACCATACATGCGTATTGTGGAAACACTCGCTCAAAAAAAACAGGGCATGACCCGCAAGGAAATCATCTCGTCAATGAAGGCTGAAAAAGGCGGAACCCTCTCCGAGCAGATTCAAAATCTCATCGAATGCGGATTTATCCGAAAATACATGGTGCGCGAAAAGAAGGTCGTCAAGGAAAACAGCGGCATTTATCAGCTGGTCGATCCGTTTACCTTATTCCACCTATACTTCAACAGCAAAGCCAAGGGCGACACCCGCTTTTGGGAGAACCACATCAATACCCCCATCGTGAATACTTGGCTTGGGCTCGCTTTCGAAAAAGTCTGCCTGCTCCATACTCAACAAATTAAAGAAGCTCTCAGGATTGATGCGATTTCGACACAGCAGTATTCTTGGCGCAGCAAAGACAAGAAAACACCTGCCCAGATTGACCTGATTATTGACCGGGCCGACGGAATGATAAACCTTTGCGAATTGAAATACTCCGAAATAGATTACACCCTTACCGAATCGGAATTCAACAAGATGGAACGCCGTTTTGCAGCGTTCGTGAGCGAAACCGGAACCCGCAAGGGAATATTCAAAACGCTCATTACGGCAAGTCCTTTGAAAAAGAACCAATATTCAGAATCAATTCCCGTTAAGCTTACTGCGGATTGCTTATATTGA
- a CDS encoding LysR family transcriptional regulator: MFVETYILRLLAGFLEYGTLSTVADKLYTSQPAVSRAFKKLEDEIGAPLFERKKNRIELNEKGRTVAEYAKRIMDLQGEMMEKVSPQGAGARTFSIASVAILPAMRMVQELQEKHPGAQVTYKIIDNEAGVLKALNEGSADIGITLKAPRAKKYRAEKYMQERLSIALPKKHPLAKRKSIRLRELKGETIIQRSNVGFWEQVKRKKIPDATFIKHDSVKGISKLIEQSSLLTFVSDHQFDYEIPKDRKIVPLADREMNVEFFKVTLASTP; this comes from the coding sequence ATGTTTGTCGAGACCTACATTTTGCGATTGCTGGCCGGGTTCCTGGAATACGGGACCCTTTCTACCGTAGCGGACAAGCTCTACACTTCGCAGCCGGCGGTGAGCCGCGCGTTCAAAAAGTTGGAAGACGAAATCGGTGCTCCGCTCTTCGAGCGCAAAAAGAACCGCATCGAGCTGAACGAGAAGGGACGCACGGTTGCCGAATACGCGAAGCGCATCATGGATTTGCAAGGCGAGATGATGGAAAAGGTGAGCCCGCAGGGAGCGGGTGCGCGCACGTTCTCTATCGCGTCGGTGGCCATTCTCCCCGCCATGCGGATGGTGCAGGAACTGCAAGAAAAGCACCCGGGGGCACAGGTCACCTACAAGATTATCGACAACGAGGCGGGCGTGCTGAAGGCGCTGAACGAGGGCTCGGCGGATATCGGCATCACCCTCAAGGCCCCACGCGCAAAGAAATACCGTGCCGAAAAATACATGCAGGAACGGCTCTCAATTGCACTCCCCAAGAAGCACCCGCTTGCGAAGCGCAAGTCCATCCGGCTCCGGGAACTCAAGGGCGAGACCATCATCCAGCGCAGCAACGTGGGGTTCTGGGAGCAGGTCAAGCGCAAGAAGATTCCCGACGCCACCTTCATCAAGCACGACAGCGTGAAGGGCATTTCAAAGCTTATCGAGCAGTCTTCGCTGTTGACTTTCGTTTCGGACCACCAGTTCGATTACGAAATTCCCAAGGACCGCAAAATTGTGCCGCTCGCCGACCGCGAAATGAACGTGGAATTTTTCAAGGTGACGCTGGCGTCAACTCCCTAG